The following proteins are encoded in a genomic region of Hyphomicrobiales bacterium:
- the mtaB gene encoding tRNA (N(6)-L-threonylcarbamoyladenosine(37)-C(2))-methylthiotransferase MtaB gives MSDKPDLDVMTFGCRLNTLDSEVMMRAAKEAGLENTLLVNTCAVTGEAVRQARQAIRKAKRNHPGRRILVTGCAAQTEAATFAGMDEVDAVLGNEEKLQSASYQQLPDFGVSAEEKIIVNDIMSVRETAPHMVDAMGDRTRAFVQVQTGCDHRCTFCIIPYGRGNSRSVPMGGVVDQIKRLVGNGFREVVITGVDITSYGGDLPGRPTLGTLVQTVLNEVGDLERLRLSSIDSIEVDEPLMEAIASDHRLLPHLHLSLQSGDDMILKRMKRRHLRDDTIRFCDDVRRVRSDIVYGADIIAGFPTETDAMFENSLKTVDECGLTHLHIFPYSPRPGTPAAKMPQVNGAVIKERAKRLREKGVERLNQHLDGAIGQRAEVLIERAFDDGSRLGRTEQFTLVRLDCGDEGEIISAQITGRSHNELIGELITNA, from the coding sequence ATGAGCGATAAACCAGACCTTGATGTGATGACTTTTGGCTGCAGGCTTAATACGCTTGATAGCGAAGTCATGATGCGTGCGGCAAAAGAAGCTGGGCTTGAAAATACGCTTCTGGTCAATACATGTGCGGTCACTGGTGAGGCCGTGCGTCAAGCACGACAAGCGATTCGCAAGGCAAAGCGCAATCATCCCGGTCGCCGTATTTTGGTAACCGGGTGCGCCGCTCAAACAGAAGCTGCAACATTTGCGGGAATGGATGAGGTAGATGCGGTTCTTGGCAATGAGGAAAAGCTGCAAAGCGCCTCTTATCAGCAATTGCCTGATTTTGGTGTGAGCGCAGAAGAAAAAATCATCGTCAATGATATTATGAGTGTGCGCGAAACTGCGCCGCATATGGTGGATGCGATGGGAGACCGCACCCGCGCCTTTGTGCAGGTTCAAACGGGTTGCGATCATCGCTGCACGTTTTGCATCATTCCTTATGGTAGAGGTAATTCACGATCTGTCCCAATGGGAGGCGTTGTTGATCAGATCAAGCGCCTTGTGGGTAATGGTTTTCGTGAGGTGGTGATTACTGGCGTGGATATTACATCTTATGGTGGGGATTTGCCGGGAAGACCCACCCTTGGCACTTTGGTGCAGACGGTTTTGAATGAAGTGGGTGATTTGGAGCGCTTGAGGCTTTCTTCGATTGATTCTATCGAAGTGGATGAACCCTTGATGGAGGCCATTGCCAGCGATCACCGTCTTTTGCCGCATCTTCATCTCTCTCTACAATCGGGCGACGATATGATTTTAAAGCGCATGAAGCGTCGCCATCTGCGCGATGACACCATTCGCTTCTGTGATGATGTGCGCCGTGTGCGCTCTGATATTGTTTATGGGGCCGATATTATTGCAGGCTTCCCAACCGAGACAGATGCCATGTTTGAAAATTCATTAAAGACCGTTGATGAGTGCGGGCTCACTCATTTGCATATTTTCCCCTATTCGCCCCGCCCCGGCACACCTGCTGCCAAAATGCCGCAGGTGAATGGCGCGGTGATTAAAGAACGCGCCAAGCGTTTGCGTGAAAAAGGGGTTGAACGGTTGAATCAGCATCTTGATGGGGCTATTGGCCAAAGGGCGGAAGTTTTGATTGAGCGGGCTTTTGATGATGGATCGCGGCTGGGCCGCACTGAGCAATTTACGCTTGTGCGCTTGGATTGTGGTGATGAGGGTGAAATTATCTCTGCTCAGATCACTGGACGCTCGCATAATGAATTAATCGGGGAATTAATCACAAACGCATAA
- the dapF gene encoding diaminopimelate epimerase yields MSDNAIPLFKMNGAGNKILVADARGQSKPFTGKMAANLGAHDMLHFDQLMLIENSATSGTGAYVKIYNIDGSEAEACGNGTRCVADVLLNGAGGDQLGLETSMGVLDVIRHHNGLLTVDMGVPKFGWQDIPLAEEFRDTRQVELQVGPIDDPVLHSPSVANIGNPHAIFWVENDVESYELERFGSLLENHPLFPERANISVAQVISHTEMNLKVWERGVGLTLACGSAACAAAASSARTGRTGRKVDVHLPGGTLSIEWTDEDRILMTGPVAYEAVGVVSLDTLEWEMVETNDPFALAQTI; encoded by the coding sequence ATGAGTGACAATGCTATACCACTTTTTAAAATGAACGGAGCGGGGAATAAAATTCTCGTGGCAGACGCGCGCGGTCAATCAAAACCATTCACGGGGAAAATGGCGGCTAATTTGGGCGCACATGATATGTTGCATTTTGATCAATTGATGTTGATTGAAAATTCCGCGACATCTGGAACGGGTGCCTATGTGAAAATCTATAATATTGATGGATCTGAGGCTGAGGCCTGTGGCAATGGTACGCGCTGTGTGGCCGATGTGTTGTTGAATGGGGCCGGGGGTGACCAATTAGGGTTGGAAACATCGATGGGTGTTTTGGATGTTATACGTCATCATAACGGGCTTTTGACCGTGGATATGGGTGTGCCTAAATTTGGTTGGCAGGATATTCCTCTAGCAGAAGAGTTCCGCGATACCCGTCAAGTTGAATTACAGGTAGGGCCAATTGATGATCCTGTTTTACATTCTCCATCTGTTGCAAATATCGGCAATCCTCACGCGATTTTCTGGGTCGAAAATGATGTAGAGTCCTATGAGCTTGAGCGATTTGGATCCTTGCTTGAAAATCACCCCTTGTTTCCAGAACGCGCCAATATATCTGTGGCGCAGGTGATCTCACATACAGAGATGAACTTGAAGGTCTGGGAGCGAGGTGTTGGATTGACGCTTGCCTGTGGATCAGCTGCCTGTGCGGCGGCAGCATCAAGTGCACGTACAGGCCGCACTGGTCGCAAAGTGGATGTGCATTTGCCTGGGGGTACCTTGAGCATAGAATGGACAGATGAAGACCGTATTTTAATGACGGGGCCTGTGGCTTATGAGGCCGTGGGCGTTGTCAGCCTTGATACGCTTGAGTGGGAAATGGTGGAAACCAATGATCCATTTGCTCTTGCCCAAACCATATAG
- a CDS encoding creatininase family protein — protein sequence MDFEQIQLNTLGQYLSVFLPSSRVYWLYLVCAVVLAFVAYLQFNHGHDEDDEEIEVTPKKSFLAFLFDKDVYLHRSTWQDVKYFAINAIVYYGVVTQFLIGTHGFALFFNNGLSSVFGEVQAPIITNELGLVVYTILSVIALDLGVYISHRAQHAIPILWEFHKVHHSAEKMTPITLFRMHPVDLFITALTASFLGGLAFAGLFYLTGEKPQALTLFGLNIIVFVFYIAGYNLRHSHIWLNYPVWLSKILISPAQHQIHHSTDPKHFDRNFGLIFSIWDQLGRSHYIPRGFEKLTFGLNHDEPNPFKSIAEIYYKPFLWAGGIISKALGNPRRKIIAGLIFCMVLLGYHNFSDRINGQLAQSQLLSVHLAQLTWTEVDKALDDGYDTILIPTGGIEQNGPHVVLGKHNMVITYTAEKIARALGNTLVAPVIDYVPEGAIEPKPDGHMAFAGTISIPEAVFEQVLEATASSMKAHGFKNIFFIGDSGGNQKAQEKVAKHLSELWQDEKVIVGHVGDYYAQNGQFSYLQEAGYSEAEIGYHAGMRDTSELLYIAPSAVHKYYVVNPQGTSSGVSGNPQKASKSIGRKMVKLKVDAALQQMRTMLETKTNAH from the coding sequence ATGGATTTTGAACAAATTCAGTTAAATACGCTCGGACAATATCTATCTGTTTTCTTACCAAGTTCCCGTGTTTATTGGTTATATCTTGTCTGTGCGGTCGTACTGGCCTTTGTTGCTTATCTTCAGTTCAATCATGGCCATGATGAGGATGACGAAGAAATAGAGGTAACGCCTAAAAAAAGCTTTCTGGCTTTTTTATTTGATAAAGACGTCTATCTGCATCGTTCCACTTGGCAGGATGTGAAATATTTCGCGATAAACGCGATTGTTTATTATGGCGTGGTGACCCAGTTCCTTATAGGTACGCATGGTTTTGCGTTGTTTTTTAATAATGGTCTTTCTAGTGTTTTTGGCGAAGTGCAGGCACCCATTATTACTAATGAACTCGGACTTGTTGTTTATACCATCTTGAGTGTTATTGCACTCGATTTGGGTGTTTACATCAGCCATCGGGCGCAGCATGCGATTCCAATTTTATGGGAATTCCACAAGGTACATCATTCTGCTGAGAAAATGACGCCGATTACACTCTTTCGGATGCATCCGGTTGATTTGTTTATCACGGCACTAACTGCATCATTTTTGGGCGGACTTGCCTTTGCGGGCCTTTTTTATCTCACAGGAGAAAAGCCGCAGGCGCTGACGTTGTTTGGCCTCAATATTATTGTTTTCGTGTTTTATATTGCCGGTTATAACCTGCGCCATTCGCATATTTGGCTAAATTATCCGGTTTGGTTGAGCAAAATTTTGATTAGTCCGGCTCAGCATCAGATTCATCACAGCACAGATCCGAAGCATTTTGATCGTAATTTCGGTCTTATTTTCTCGATTTGGGATCAGTTGGGTCGTAGTCATTATATTCCGCGTGGTTTTGAAAAACTCACTTTTGGTCTGAATCATGACGAACCAAATCCATTTAAGTCGATTGCTGAGATTTATTATAAGCCGTTTCTCTGGGCTGGCGGGATTATATCGAAAGCGCTTGGTAATCCTCGGCGTAAAATAATAGCAGGTCTTATCTTTTGCATGGTGCTCCTTGGGTATCACAATTTTTCAGACCGCATTAACGGACAGCTAGCACAAAGCCAGTTGTTAAGCGTTCACCTTGCGCAATTAACATGGACGGAAGTCGATAAGGCGCTTGATGATGGCTATGACACGATTCTCATTCCTACAGGTGGTATTGAGCAAAATGGACCGCATGTTGTGCTTGGAAAACATAATATGGTTATCACCTATACGGCAGAAAAAATTGCCCGGGCCCTTGGTAACACTCTTGTTGCGCCGGTGATCGATTATGTGCCGGAAGGCGCTATCGAGCCTAAGCCGGATGGTCATATGGCCTTTGCTGGAACCATCAGTATACCTGAGGCGGTGTTTGAACAGGTGCTTGAAGCCACCGCAAGCAGCATGAAAGCCCATGGTTTTAAAAATATCTTTTTTATTGGTGACAGCGGCGGCAATCAAAAAGCTCAAGAAAAAGTTGCCAAGCACCTTTCAGAGCTTTGGCAAGATGAAAAGGTGATTGTTGGTCATGTGGGTGATTATTATGCGCAAAATGGGCAATTTAGTTATTTGCAAGAAGCCGGATATTCTGAGGCAGAAATTGGCTATCATGCGGGGATGCGTGATACCTCTGAACTGCTCTATATAGCCCCTTCCGCAGTCCATAAATATTATGTGGTCAATCCACAGGGGACATCATCTGGCGTGTCGGGAAACCCTCAAAAGGCAAGTAAGTCCATTGGCCGCAAGATGGTTAAATTGAAAGTGGATGCGGCTTTACAGCAAATGCGTACGATGCTTGAAACAAAAACCAATGCTCACTAA